Proteins encoded together in one Microbacterium sp. ABRD28 window:
- a CDS encoding dihydrodipicolinate synthase family protein, with the protein MTTSTTLRARAAATLQRGAVIPAHPLALTAERRLDERRQRALTRYYLDAGAGGIAIGVHTTQFEIRAPEHALFEPVLALAAEELDRGAAEDVIRIAGVAGSTVHAVAEATVARELGYDAVLLSPRVPGADEDGLLDRARAVGEVLPVIGFYLQAAIGGPVLRREFWRRFAQIPAVVAVKSAPFDRYRTLDLVRGVAESGRADDIALYTGNDDAIVADLLAEFNVETPAGARTLRFVGGLLGQWAVGTRSAVGLLEAAHSAASGDCAAYRRLGAIATDLVDVNQAIFDPSHHFRGVIAGVHEVLRQQGLLVGTWCLDPAEGLSPGQAEEIARVRRRYPDLHDDHFVAENLDRWMR; encoded by the coding sequence ATGACAACCTCGACAACACTGCGTGCCAGAGCGGCGGCGACCCTTCAGCGCGGTGCCGTCATCCCCGCACACCCTCTCGCCTTGACCGCGGAGCGGCGGCTCGACGAACGCAGGCAGCGAGCTCTCACCCGCTATTACCTGGATGCCGGCGCCGGCGGCATCGCCATCGGCGTCCACACGACGCAGTTCGAGATCCGTGCTCCCGAGCATGCTCTTTTCGAGCCCGTTCTTGCGCTGGCCGCAGAGGAACTGGACAGAGGAGCCGCTGAGGATGTGATCCGAATCGCGGGCGTCGCGGGGAGCACCGTGCACGCTGTGGCTGAGGCAACGGTCGCTCGCGAGCTCGGATACGATGCGGTGCTCCTGAGCCCACGGGTTCCCGGTGCCGACGAGGACGGCCTCCTCGATCGCGCGCGGGCCGTCGGCGAGGTGCTCCCTGTGATCGGGTTCTACCTGCAGGCAGCGATCGGAGGTCCCGTCCTCCGACGGGAATTCTGGCGTCGCTTCGCGCAGATTCCCGCTGTTGTCGCCGTGAAGTCCGCGCCCTTCGATCGCTATCGGACACTTGACCTCGTCCGGGGTGTCGCCGAGTCGGGCCGAGCCGACGACATCGCGCTCTACACCGGGAATGACGACGCCATCGTGGCGGACCTGCTCGCCGAGTTCAACGTCGAGACACCCGCGGGGGCTCGGACGCTCCGTTTCGTCGGTGGTCTGCTCGGGCAGTGGGCGGTCGGGACGCGGAGTGCGGTGGGACTTCTGGAAGCCGCCCACAGCGCCGCCTCCGGGGACTGCGCGGCATATCGGAGGCTCGGCGCGATCGCAACAGATCTTGTCGACGTCAACCAAGCCATCTTCGACCCATCCCACCACTTCCGGGGCGTCATCGCCGGCGTCCACGAGGTGCTCCGACAACAGGGTCTTCTCGTCGGTACGTGGTGCCTCGACCCCGCGGAGGGTCTCTCGCCAGGACAGGCGGAAGAAATCGCACGGGTTCGCCGTCGGTACCCCGACCTGCACGACGACCACTTCGTCGCCGAGAACCTGGACAGGTGGATGAGATGA
- a CDS encoding NAD(P)-dependent oxidoreductase has product MIDKEHIVQTSGFTSENDLEDVLTQPSADLISASRQGSGDIAILGAGGKMGPTLAVLARRALDMAGRSRDRVYAVSRFADTTVSSRLRDAGVDVLPFDLMAEDDFAALPDASQVIFMVGAKFGASQNASWAWAINAALPDRVARRYRTTPIVALSTGNVYPFVTAGSGGAREITPPDPIGEYAQSCLGRERIFQFAANERGTPIAIIRLNYAVDLRYGVLADLGRAVFDREPVSVATGNVNVVWQGYANDVILRAAHLASPDVFTLNLAGPETLGVEAVARRFGELFDVDIEIVGEPEPTALLSDSRKCMALFGYPPVPADTLISWQAEWIAAGLPLSGKPTKWAVRDGRF; this is encoded by the coding sequence ATGATCGATAAGGAGCACATCGTGCAGACATCGGGTTTCACCTCCGAAAACGACCTGGAGGATGTGCTCACGCAGCCGAGCGCCGACCTCATCTCCGCGTCTCGTCAGGGGTCGGGAGACATCGCAATCCTCGGAGCCGGCGGAAAGATGGGACCGACGCTCGCTGTCCTGGCCCGCCGTGCGCTCGATATGGCGGGCAGATCACGAGACCGCGTATACGCGGTCTCACGATTCGCCGACACCACGGTGAGCAGTCGGCTGCGCGACGCCGGAGTGGATGTCCTCCCTTTCGATCTGATGGCGGAAGATGATTTCGCGGCTCTGCCGGACGCCTCCCAGGTGATCTTCATGGTCGGCGCGAAGTTCGGCGCCTCCCAGAACGCCTCTTGGGCATGGGCCATCAACGCGGCCCTACCGGATCGAGTGGCGCGACGTTACAGGACGACCCCGATCGTTGCGCTGTCCACCGGCAACGTTTATCCCTTCGTGACGGCGGGATCCGGCGGCGCTCGCGAGATCACGCCTCCCGATCCCATCGGAGAGTATGCGCAGTCCTGTCTGGGTCGAGAGCGAATCTTCCAATTCGCCGCAAACGAGCGAGGCACTCCCATCGCGATCATCAGATTGAATTACGCCGTCGATCTGCGCTACGGCGTCCTCGCCGATCTTGGGCGGGCCGTATTCGACCGTGAGCCGGTGTCTGTTGCGACGGGGAACGTGAACGTCGTCTGGCAGGGCTATGCCAACGATGTGATCCTCCGCGCCGCGCATCTCGCATCCCCCGACGTGTTCACTCTCAATCTGGCGGGACCCGAGACGCTCGGGGTCGAAGCGGTCGCACGACGATTCGGAGAGCTCTTCGACGTCGATATCGAGATCGTTGGTGAGCCCGAGCCGACCGCATTGCTCAGCGACTCTCGGAAGTGCATGGCGCTGTTCGGCTACCCGCCCGTCCCTGCCGACACCCTTATCTCCTGGCAGGCTGAGTGGATTGCCGCAGGCCTGCCATTGAGCGGAAAGCCCACGAAATGGGCTGTCAGGGATGGCCGATTCTGA
- a CDS encoding three-helix bundle dimerization domain-containing protein yields the protein MTREIPDEDVVFAEIADRLRERYPQASPDDIRTAVDSARQHFGGAKVRDFVPVLVEREARAFLDRSR from the coding sequence ATGACTCGTGAGATCCCCGACGAGGACGTCGTGTTCGCCGAGATCGCCGATCGCCTGCGCGAGCGCTACCCGCAGGCCTCTCCCGACGACATCCGGACAGCTGTGGACAGCGCACGCCAGCACTTCGGCGGCGCGAAAGTGCGCGATTTCGTACCGGTGCTGGTCGAACGCGAGGCGCGGGCTTTCCTCGATCGCTCGCGATAG
- a CDS encoding sugar ABC transporter permease yields the protein MLFVLPALVLFIAFRFGPTLAGIALSFVDYQITGAIEWRGLENFRRLVSDPLFWRALITTTLYTVVAVPMGIVLSTALALAVRRSFRGSRFFRSLFFLPVITSLVLAGAVFVWIFSANGPWSTLMTPLGLGGSWLASTVLVIPAIVVVGVWSRFGYGMMILIAAMQDIPRELEEAALMDGANAWHRFRWICLPHLRPTLFFLAVIETTYAFQVFDVIYVMTQGGPANASYSLVYLIYDQGFKYFDYGYAAAVGVALFVMTLFVALVQRLVIGRQK from the coding sequence GTGTTGTTCGTTCTCCCGGCCCTGGTGCTCTTCATCGCGTTTCGTTTCGGCCCAACGCTCGCGGGCATCGCCCTGAGCTTCGTCGACTACCAGATCACGGGTGCCATCGAGTGGCGTGGTTTGGAGAACTTCAGGCGACTGGTGAGCGACCCCCTCTTTTGGCGAGCGCTCATCACGACGACCTTGTACACCGTTGTCGCCGTTCCCATGGGCATCGTGCTTTCGACCGCTCTCGCACTGGCCGTCAGAAGGTCCTTCCGTGGCTCCCGGTTCTTCCGATCGCTGTTCTTCCTACCGGTGATCACCTCGCTCGTGCTCGCGGGAGCTGTCTTCGTCTGGATCTTCTCCGCCAACGGACCCTGGTCGACCTTGATGACACCCTTGGGGCTCGGCGGATCCTGGCTCGCAAGCACGGTGCTGGTCATTCCGGCCATCGTCGTCGTGGGAGTGTGGTCGAGATTCGGGTACGGGATGATGATCCTCATCGCGGCGATGCAGGACATCCCCCGAGAGCTCGAAGAGGCCGCGTTGATGGACGGCGCAAACGCATGGCATCGCTTCCGGTGGATCTGTCTCCCCCATCTGCGCCCGACGCTCTTCTTTCTCGCTGTGATCGAGACGACCTATGCGTTCCAGGTGTTCGACGTCATCTATGTCATGACCCAGGGGGGCCCAGCGAACGCCAGCTACTCCCTCGTCTATCTCATCTACGACCAGGGCTTCAAGTACTTCGACTACGGATACGCAGCCGCGGTGGGCGTCGCGCTGTTCGTCATGACGCTGTTCGTCGCGCTGGTCCAGCGTCTCGTCATCGGAAGGCAGAAATGA
- a CDS encoding carbohydrate ABC transporter permease — protein MIALAPPSRIRHRSYRALEPRGAGIALRWFGLSVAALFSFFPFYAMVVLSLKPGAVVEFPGSLLPWGELSMASYEQVLSGQNIVLWLFNTMVYSVVSVVAVLLLSAFAGYAFAKKRFVGREVLFWSFLAMVMVPFQVTLIPTFILIAGLGGVDEYWGLILPTLANAQAVFLMRQFIAGLPDELFEAAKIDGAGEFRIMMRIVLPLCKPILATLGIFVFLWHWNDFLWPLIVAKSNDMFTLTVGISSLQQQTVPLSVMLAGSVVALIPIFLAYLLAQRYVQEGVTATGIKG, from the coding sequence ATGATCGCCCTCGCGCCGCCGTCTCGTATCCGGCATCGGTCCTATCGGGCACTCGAACCGCGCGGTGCGGGTATCGCGCTGCGATGGTTCGGCCTGAGTGTCGCGGCGTTGTTCAGCTTCTTCCCGTTCTACGCCATGGTCGTGCTGAGCTTGAAGCCGGGCGCCGTGGTCGAATTCCCAGGGTCATTGCTCCCCTGGGGCGAGTTGTCGATGGCGTCCTACGAGCAGGTGCTATCCGGGCAGAACATCGTGCTGTGGCTGTTCAACACGATGGTGTACTCGGTCGTGTCCGTCGTCGCGGTACTCCTGCTCTCGGCGTTCGCTGGCTATGCGTTCGCCAAGAAGCGCTTCGTCGGCCGTGAGGTGCTGTTCTGGTCATTCCTTGCAATGGTGATGGTTCCCTTCCAGGTCACGCTGATTCCGACCTTCATCCTGATTGCAGGCTTGGGTGGCGTCGACGAATACTGGGGGCTCATCCTTCCGACGCTCGCCAACGCCCAGGCGGTGTTCCTCATGCGGCAGTTCATCGCCGGTTTGCCCGACGAGCTGTTCGAGGCGGCGAAGATCGACGGCGCGGGAGAGTTTCGGATCATGATGCGCATCGTGCTGCCCTTGTGCAAGCCGATCCTCGCCACCCTGGGGATCTTCGTTTTCCTATGGCATTGGAATGACTTCTTATGGCCGCTCATCGTGGCCAAGTCCAATGACATGTTCACTCTCACCGTCGGGATTTCTTCTCTTCAGCAGCAGACAGTGCCGCTCAGCGTCATGTTGGCCGGATCCGTGGTCGCGCTGATACCGATCTTCCTTGCCTACCTCCTGGCTCAGCGATACGTCCAAGAGGGTGTAACGGCGACGGGCATCAAAGGGTGA
- a CDS encoding hydroxyacid dehydrogenase, whose translation MSATTIVAAVPADLMDELFDETHLDSLGRMAGQLGGGPMIRVDDLWCDLDMQNCVVLLTSWGTPRLTSDILDRFPSLRLVAHTGASVRPFVSDALFERGILVTQSGAGMARSVAEVSLAFTLALLHRIPQMHDEVRGGGWGSSGPQNEILDAPIAVIGASRTGRAYLNLLHAVGARPVVVDPTLGTDDAKALGAELVSLDTALTECSIVALHAPSLPQTRHLIGARELALMPDGAGVVNTARSWLIDERALVAEVSSGRLFAAVDVFDEEPLSSTSPFRTLPGVLITPHRAAGTVQCRRRQGRIIIDEIASFLNGAPLRHAVDLTSLAVMA comes from the coding sequence ATGAGCGCAACAACCATCGTCGCGGCGGTTCCCGCGGACCTGATGGACGAGCTCTTCGACGAGACCCATCTCGACTCGCTCGGGCGGATGGCCGGCCAGCTGGGGGGCGGGCCGATGATTCGCGTCGATGATCTCTGGTGCGATCTCGACATGCAGAACTGCGTCGTCCTGCTCACCAGCTGGGGAACGCCGCGCCTCACATCCGACATTCTCGATCGCTTCCCGAGTCTGCGGCTCGTTGCTCACACTGGCGCGAGCGTCCGACCTTTCGTCTCGGATGCTCTTTTCGAGCGCGGGATTCTGGTCACTCAGTCCGGTGCCGGGATGGCCCGTTCCGTGGCCGAAGTCTCATTGGCCTTCACCCTCGCTCTGCTTCATCGCATCCCTCAGATGCACGACGAGGTCCGGGGCGGCGGCTGGGGTAGTTCAGGACCCCAAAACGAGATCCTCGATGCGCCGATCGCCGTCATCGGCGCCTCTCGAACCGGCCGGGCTTATCTGAACCTGCTGCACGCGGTAGGCGCGCGGCCCGTCGTCGTCGACCCTACCCTCGGTACGGACGACGCCAAGGCGCTCGGCGCGGAGCTGGTGAGCCTTGACACAGCACTGACGGAATGCTCGATCGTCGCTCTTCATGCGCCGAGCCTTCCTCAGACACGCCACCTGATAGGCGCTCGTGAGCTAGCGCTCATGCCAGACGGCGCGGGCGTGGTGAACACCGCGAGGTCATGGCTCATCGATGAGCGTGCGCTTGTGGCCGAAGTGAGTTCGGGTCGGCTCTTCGCTGCTGTTGATGTCTTCGACGAGGAGCCGCTCTCATCGACGAGCCCATTCCGAACGCTGCCCGGCGTCCTGATCACTCCGCACCGTGCCGCGGGGACCGTACAGTGCCGACGTCGACAGGGACGCATCATCATCGACGAGATCGCGTCATTCCTCAACGGCGCACCGCTGCGCCATGCCGTGGATCTGACGTCTCTCGCGGTGATGGCCTGA
- a CDS encoding extracellular solute-binding protein, protein MRVRKATTVAAGLAAIGVIAGCSGGPAGTGEPAAQDLTLWLYPVIADEAAHKAYWDSAIADFEAENDDITVSYEIFPWANRDEALQTAIAANKGPDLVYLVPDQLAAYEESLEPLDEYLSGDRVASMLPNVRESVTLDAGIMGAPVLTSAMALICNAATFEAAGVDEFPATWDDVRDMAPAFVEAGMHAISYPASAENSLNLTFYPLLWQAGGDVYSDEGEVGFNSAAGLEALQFLTDLAEMGALEPSVLTAQVPLEQTPLAQGKVGCTWTDNVVDLSPFWGDDVTVLPPLENEESVAYGTVGSLSILKGSAHKEAAARFAEFATSIEALEPYLLEAGFFPALETEEQLHATDTLLGQVEQYVPRTTVGELATSSRALMGVLSPEIQAALIGQKSAQEALDAAEAAAAPLLG, encoded by the coding sequence ATGCGTGTGAGGAAAGCTACGACAGTTGCAGCGGGACTCGCTGCCATAGGAGTAATCGCGGGCTGCAGCGGCGGGCCGGCGGGCACAGGCGAGCCGGCCGCACAGGATCTGACACTCTGGCTATACCCGGTCATCGCTGATGAAGCCGCGCACAAAGCGTACTGGGACTCCGCGATCGCCGATTTCGAAGCCGAGAACGACGACATCACCGTGTCGTACGAGATCTTCCCCTGGGCAAATCGGGACGAAGCCCTGCAGACCGCGATCGCCGCGAACAAGGGTCCCGACCTGGTCTACCTCGTCCCCGATCAGCTCGCTGCGTACGAGGAGTCACTCGAGCCCCTCGACGAATATCTGAGCGGTGACCGCGTCGCGTCGATGCTTCCGAACGTCCGGGAATCAGTGACGCTCGATGCAGGCATCATGGGAGCGCCGGTGCTTACGAGCGCTATGGCCCTCATCTGCAACGCAGCCACATTCGAAGCGGCTGGTGTCGATGAGTTCCCGGCGACATGGGATGACGTTCGGGATATGGCGCCGGCTTTCGTTGAGGCGGGAATGCATGCGATCTCCTACCCGGCGTCTGCGGAGAACTCTTTGAACCTCACCTTCTACCCTCTCTTGTGGCAAGCCGGTGGAGACGTCTACTCCGACGAGGGCGAGGTGGGGTTCAACAGCGCCGCCGGACTCGAGGCGCTCCAGTTTCTGACGGATCTCGCCGAGATGGGCGCACTCGAACCAAGCGTGCTCACCGCTCAAGTCCCCCTGGAGCAGACGCCGCTCGCGCAAGGCAAGGTGGGATGCACGTGGACTGACAACGTCGTGGACCTGTCGCCTTTCTGGGGTGATGACGTCACGGTGCTGCCGCCCCTGGAGAATGAGGAATCGGTCGCCTACGGCACCGTGGGCTCCTTGTCGATCCTCAAGGGATCCGCACACAAGGAGGCGGCCGCGCGCTTTGCTGAGTTCGCCACGAGCATCGAGGCGCTTGAGCCCTACTTGCTGGAAGCTGGGTTCTTCCCCGCGCTGGAGACAGAGGAGCAGCTGCACGCCACTGACACTCTTCTCGGGCAGGTCGAGCAGTATGTTCCCCGAACGACCGTGGGTGAGCTGGCAACGAGCTCCCGTGCGCTGATGGGGGTTCTCTCGCCCGAGATACAGGCGGCCCTGATCGGTCAGAAGTCCGCGCAGGAGGCTCTCGACGCCGCTGAGGCAGCCGCTGCACCGCTCCTGGGCTGA
- the glnA gene encoding type I glutamate--ammonia ligase, which yields MFSDSSEVLRFIKDEDVKFLDIRFTDLPGVQQHFNIPAATVDEEFFTVGQLFDGSSIRGFANIHESDMQLIPDVSTAYLDPFREAKTLVMVFDIYNPRNGEIYAKDPRQVAKKAEKYLASTGIADTAFFAPEAEFYIFDDVRYEVKQNSSFYSVDSEEGAWNTGRVEEGGNLANKTPYKGGYFPVSPVDKTADLRDDISLKLIESGLQLERAHHEVGTGGQQEINYRFDTMVHAADDILKFKYIVKNTAEQWGKVATFMPKPLFGDNGSGMHTHQSLWNDGKPLFYDEKGYGGLSDIARWYIGGILAHAPAVLAFTNPTLNSYHRLVKGFEAPVNLVYSAGNRSAAIRIPITGSNPKAKRIEFRAPDASGNPYLAFAAQLMAGIDGIKNRIEPHEPVDKDLYELPPEEAKGIPQVPNSLQDSLDALAADHQFLLEGGVFTPELIETWIEYKIENEIRPMAQRPHPFEFELYFGV from the coding sequence ATGTTCAGTGATTCATCCGAGGTGCTGCGGTTCATCAAGGACGAGGACGTCAAGTTCCTCGACATCCGTTTCACGGACCTCCCTGGTGTGCAGCAGCACTTCAACATTCCGGCCGCCACCGTCGACGAGGAGTTCTTCACCGTCGGGCAGCTGTTCGACGGCTCCTCGATCCGTGGGTTCGCGAACATCCACGAGTCCGACATGCAGCTCATCCCCGACGTGTCGACGGCCTACCTCGACCCGTTCCGCGAGGCGAAGACGCTCGTGATGGTCTTCGACATCTACAACCCGCGCAACGGCGAGATCTACGCCAAGGACCCGCGTCAGGTCGCCAAGAAGGCCGAGAAGTACCTCGCCTCCACCGGTATCGCCGACACCGCGTTCTTCGCTCCCGAGGCCGAGTTCTACATCTTCGACGACGTCCGCTACGAGGTGAAGCAGAACTCCAGCTTCTACTCCGTCGACTCCGAAGAGGGCGCCTGGAACACCGGCCGGGTCGAAGAGGGCGGCAACCTCGCCAACAAGACCCCCTACAAGGGGGGCTACTTCCCCGTCTCCCCCGTCGACAAGACCGCCGATCTGCGTGACGACATCAGCCTGAAGCTCATCGAGTCGGGCCTGCAGCTCGAGCGTGCGCACCACGAGGTGGGCACCGGCGGTCAGCAGGAGATCAACTACCGCTTCGACACGATGGTGCACGCGGCGGACGACATCCTGAAGTTCAAGTACATCGTGAAGAACACCGCCGAGCAGTGGGGCAAGGTCGCGACCTTCATGCCCAAGCCCCTCTTCGGCGACAACGGCTCGGGCATGCACACCCACCAGTCGCTGTGGAACGACGGCAAGCCGCTCTTCTACGACGAGAAGGGCTACGGCGGGCTGTCCGACATCGCCCGCTGGTACATCGGCGGCATCCTCGCGCACGCCCCGGCGGTTCTCGCGTTCACCAACCCCACGCTGAACAGCTACCACCGTCTGGTGAAGGGCTTCGAGGCCCCGGTGAACCTGGTCTACTCGGCGGGTAACCGCTCGGCGGCCATCCGCATCCCGATCACGGGCTCCAACCCCAAGGCCAAGCGCATCGAGTTCCGTGCGCCGGATGCCTCGGGCAATCCCTACCTGGCCTTCGCGGCCCAGCTCATGGCGGGGATCGACGGCATCAAGAACCGCATCGAGCCCCACGAGCCGGTCGACAAGGACCTCTACGAGCTCCCGCCCGAGGAAGCCAAGGGCATCCCCCAGGTGCCGAACTCGCTGCAGGACTCGCTCGACGCCCTCGCGGCCGACCACCAGTTCCTCCTCGAGGGCGGCGTGTTCACGCCGGAGCTCATCGAGACCTGGATCGAGTACAAGATCGAGAACGAGATCCGGCCGATGGCGCAGCGCCCGCACCCGTTCGAGTTCGAGCTGTACTTCGGGGTCTGA
- a CDS encoding Gfo/Idh/MocA family oxidoreductase: MREPTVAFVGLAHTHPWFDAPCLRRAGARLSGVWDPDAADRSAFARRFDIPEFEELSALLADEPDVAVVTVPPIAAPPVARTLARRGIASFFNKTVGVNMASFDAWSCSGDAPRTTSSVLRFAPAIIDLGWQLRTRRVHSIDIFVHHDIRPYLKPSRRWQDDPEGAGGTLMNVGIHAWEILDVLRPGVRVRIDHAWRTDGGVATLSELAAGGIGSDVDSETSVSVTVSGTPGPQRFHVRAITDHGVAELTVAGHPADLGFDGISAAILRLARTRRDLADPSRVRSVYANAFTLAVSARAVPQRFA; encoded by the coding sequence ATGCGTGAACCCACGGTCGCTTTCGTCGGTCTGGCGCACACCCATCCATGGTTCGATGCGCCCTGTCTGCGTCGGGCGGGTGCACGTCTCAGCGGTGTCTGGGATCCCGATGCGGCAGATCGCTCAGCCTTCGCGCGCCGATTCGACATCCCGGAGTTCGAGGAGTTGTCGGCGCTGCTCGCAGACGAGCCCGACGTCGCCGTCGTGACGGTGCCCCCGATCGCCGCACCGCCGGTAGCTCGCACTCTCGCTCGTCGAGGGATCGCGTCGTTCTTTAACAAGACGGTCGGCGTGAATATGGCATCGTTCGATGCCTGGTCCTGCAGCGGCGACGCGCCCCGGACCACCTCGTCGGTCCTCCGGTTCGCTCCGGCCATCATCGATCTGGGGTGGCAATTGCGAACTCGCCGAGTCCACTCAATCGACATCTTCGTGCACCACGACATACGCCCTTACCTGAAGCCTTCGCGACGATGGCAAGACGATCCTGAGGGCGCCGGTGGCACGCTAATGAACGTAGGGATCCACGCCTGGGAGATCCTCGACGTCCTTCGCCCCGGCGTCCGCGTCCGCATCGACCACGCGTGGCGAACCGACGGCGGGGTGGCCACCCTGTCCGAACTCGCCGCCGGCGGAATCGGGTCCGACGTCGATTCGGAGACATCGGTTTCCGTGACAGTTTCCGGCACGCCGGGCCCCCAGCGCTTCCATGTACGGGCGATCACTGATCACGGGGTGGCAGAACTGACCGTCGCGGGCCACCCCGCTGATCTCGGGTTCGACGGCATATCTGCGGCGATTCTCCGCCTCGCCCGCACCCGCCGTGACCTCGCGGATCCGAGCCGGGTCAGATCCGTATACGCCAACGCATTCACCCTCGCCGTCAGTGCGCGTGCCGTCCCCCAACGTTTCGCGTGA